From a single Porites lutea chromosome 10, jaPorLute2.1, whole genome shotgun sequence genomic region:
- the LOC140950516 gene encoding extracellular calcium-sensing receptor-like, protein MCTYLVLFISVGLSVAAFLNTKEDRRSYQSGDITLGGLFLIHYTTEDGKCGELFPIGLGHVEAMIFAINKINDNPKLLPNITLGYDIRDHCESPAMAMKHTYNFVRRNEIAYKPKSGHCSCADKTNQTENERNPIAAVIGPTDSGSAVVVGSLLEVAGIPAISHSATSNELSSPLYRHFFRTASPDSQQANAMADVIQYFNWSYVAVVAMDDSYGRGGAWELEKEAERRKTFCIAFAEYIPRQEYSSKLRRAVNRIKNFPNAKVVVLWLFGSYGRRFLNEAEKWQLDDRTWILSDALASEDDIFPELKNTDQKILHGSLGIQPRYLDHRYFEEFVMEKTTGFSKRNRVPWWEELWQSQITTNCSSSLGAHCQEVLFHLIYDTYVPYVVDAVFAVGHALHLALNCSKPHTAQEVVCPDTSPLVNPQEVESYLRKVDFLGLTGRVSFDSSGDPVSSSYDIVHFHASAEKRQPFKTVIGSWQKRRNPKLIFNDTGIEWNTKTSGKSIPKSFCRDDCLPGTFQSLTTPCCWECLKCPTGMISTRRNSAICNECPEGQKPNEKGSNCIDLPEAEVVWTRLANILVLLFAFVGLAVVTICSTILYKHRNTPIVKAANRELSCILMITIALSFSMSVFTLAKRTNFTCTIGVCFSSSVLATFIAILIIKTMKILSAFRVNVVAERFKKFILMAKSQTLLVLALISVQLILVLLWIILDPPSQKRIIKPVEGIIHLSCSLYHLQIGLIFQIAMIVYVSFLAIVCTFYAFKARGLPENFNEGRYIVFSMYILLLSSVGYFPVDIGLDGSHATNLKCATTVLSSYGLLICMFGPKIYVVLCKPEQNTRKAFYSQVKKYSFNNGRDTVVSLASESVCGTGQEN, encoded by the coding sequence ATGTGTACATATCTAGTGCTCTTCATTTCGGTTGGCCTTAGTGTAGCTgcatttttaaatacaaaagagGATAGACGTTCCTACCAGTCTGGTGATATTACACTCGGAGGCCTTTTCCTCATACATTACACAACAGAAGATGGTAAATGTGGCGAACTTTTCCCAATAGGTCTTGGTCATGTGGAAGCAATGATATTCGCCATCAACAAGATAAACGATAACCCAAAACTACTTCCTAACATAACTCTTGGTTATGACATTCGGGATCACTGTGAAAGCCCTGCCATGGCGATGAAACACACGTACAATTTTGTTAGAAGAAATGAAATTGCTTACAAACCCAAGAGTGGCCATTGCTCGTGCGCTGATAAAACAAACCAGACGGAAAACGAACGTAATCCAATAGCAGCAGTGATCGGTCCCACAGATTCAGGAAGTGCAGTTGTTGTGGGCAGTCTTTTGGAAGTAGCTGGAATTCCCGCCATTAGCCACTCGGCAACGAGCAATGAGTTAAGCTCACCCCTTTACCGCCATTTCTTCCGCACTGCATCTCCAGATAGCCAACAGGCAAATGCAATGGCTGATGTTATACAGTATTTCAACTGGAGTTATGTTGCCGTTGTGGCAATGGATGATTCTTATGGTCGTGGTGGAGCATGGGAGTTAGAAAAGGAAGCCGAACGAAGGAAGACCTTTTGTATTGCTTTCGCAGAATATATTCCACGTCAAGAGTATAGCTCAAAACTACGTAGAGCTGTAAACAGGATAAAAAACTTCCCAAACGCGAAAGTAGTCGTGTTATGGCTTTTCGGAAGTTACGGGCGGCGCTTTCTTAACGAAGCAGAGAAATGGCAGCTGGATGACCGTACTTGGATCCTGAGCGATGCTTTGGCATCAGAAGACGATATTTTCCCGGAACTGAAAAACACTGATCAAAAGATTCTTCATGGATCTCTTGGAATTCAGCCTCGATATTTAGATCACAGGTATTTTGAGGAATTTGTGATGGAAAAAACAACAGGTTTTTCAAAACGAAATAGAGTTCCTTGGTGGGAAGAGCTTTGGCAGAGTCAAATTACTACTAACTGTTCCTCAAGTCTGGGAGCCCATTGCCAGGAAGTTCTGTTTCACTTGATTTACGACACTTATGTCCCCTATGTAGTAGATGCCGTGTTTGCTGTTGGACATGCTTTGCATCTTGCGTTAAACTGTTCAAAACCTCACACAGCCCAAGAAGTCGTTTGTCCAGATACTTCACCATTAGTAAATCCACAGGAAGTGGAGAGCTACCTTCGCAAAGTTGACTTTCTAGGATTGACCGGAAGGGTTAGCTTTGATTCCTCAGGAGATCCAGTATCGTCCTCATACGACATTGTTCACTTTCATGCATCAGCAGAAAAACGCCAACCATTCAAGACAGTCATTGGCTCATGGCAAAAGAGAAGGAACCCGAAGTTGATATTTAACGACACAGGCATCGAATGGAATACAAAGACCAGTGGAAAATCCATACCGAAGTCGTTCTGCCGTGACGATTGTCTGCCAGGAACATTTCAGTCCCTAACAACTCCTTGCTGCTGGGAATGTTTAAAATGTCCAACTGGAATGATCAGTACCAGAAGAAACAGTGCCATCTGTAACGAATGTCCTGAAGGACAGAAGCCCAATGAAAAAGGGTCAAATTGCATTGATCTCCCTGAAGCTGAGGTGGTTTGGACAAGGCTCGCTAATATCCTAGTCCTCTTGTTTGCATTTGTTGGACTTGCAGTCGTGACCATTTGCAGCACAATTCTTTACAAGCATCGAAATACACCTATAGTGAAAGCAGCCAATCGCGAATTGAGTTGCATTCTGATGATCACAATCGCCTTGTCTTTTTCCATGTCCGTTTTTACACTTGCTAAGCGGACCAACTTCACGTGTACTATAGGAGTGTGTTTCAGCTCGTCTGTGCTAGCTACATTTATCGCCATTCTAATAATTAAGACAATGAAGATACTCAGCGCATTCAGAGTGAATGTGGTCGCAGAGAGGTTCAAGAAATTCATTTTGATGGCTAAAAGCCAGACACTACTTGTTCTGGCGCTGATTTCTGTTCAGCTTATACTAGTTTTGCTGTGGATTATCTTGGATCCTCCAAGTCAAAAACGAATCATAAAACCAGTAGAAGGAATAATTCATTTGTCGTGTTCTTTGTATCACTTACAAATTGGACTGATATTTCAGATCGCCATGATCGTTTACGTGTCATTTCTGGCAATAGTTTGCACATTTTATGCCTTCAAAGCAAGAGGCCTTCCGGAAAACTTCAACGAGGGACGTTATATTGTGTTCTCCATGTACATTTTGTTGCTGTCTAGCGTGGGTTATTTCCCAGTTGACATTGGTCTTGATGGGTCGCACGCAACGAATCTAAAGTGTGCTACAACCGTTTTGAGCTCTTATGGGTTGCTGATCTGTATGTTTGGCCCGAAAATTTACGTGGTTCTTTGCAAACCCGAGCAAAATACTCGCAAGGCGTTCTACTCACAAGTCAAGAAATACTCTTTTAACAACGGAAGAGAtacagttgtatcattggcttCTGAATCAGTCTGTGGCACTGGTCAGGAGAACTAG